Proteins from one Streptococcus mitis B6 genomic window:
- a CDS encoding IS30-like element ISSmi3 family transposase — translation MTKHKHLTLSDRNDIQLGLERGETFKAIGQSILKDPTTVSKEVKRNRQVRESTCHNLPCPLLDKAPFVCNGCPKRRQNCDYKKIFYLAKQAQKQYEQTLVEAREGTPLNSKTFWEMDKVISDGVKKGQHIYHILKTHNLDVSSSTVYRHIRKGYLSIAPIDLARAVKFKERRKRNLPSIPKEAKKGRSYEDFQNYLALNQLDSWLEMDTVMGRMGGKVLLTFNLSFCNFIFARLLDNKTALEVTKHLYKLKNTLHQADKDFFQLFPVILTDNGGEFARVDDIEMDVRGESKLFFCEPNRSDQKGRIEKNHTLIRDILPKGTSFDNLTQEDINLVCSHVNSVKRAALNGKSAYELFAFTYGEEIPKLLGISKIPAEDVCQSSTLLQHKF, via the coding sequence ATGACAAAACATAAACACCTTACCCTTTCAGACCGTAATGATATCCAACTAGGCTTAGAGCGCGGTGAAACCTTCAAAGCTATTGGACAATCCATTCTAAAAGACCCAACTACTGTTTCCAAAGAAGTCAAACGAAACAGACAAGTCCGAGAGTCTACATGCCATAACCTTCCTTGCCCTCTACTCGATAAAGCTCCCTTTGTCTGTAATGGATGTCCTAAAAGAAGACAAAATTGTGACTATAAGAAGATTTTCTACCTAGCTAAGCAAGCTCAAAAACAGTACGAACAAACTCTTGTCGAAGCACGTGAAGGAACTCCCCTCAATTCCAAGACCTTCTGGGAAATGGACAAAGTCATTTCTGATGGGGTTAAAAAGGGACAACACATCTATCATATCCTCAAAACTCATAACCTTGATGTCAGCTCCTCAACTGTATATCGACATATCCGAAAAGGATACCTATCTATCGCTCCTATTGACCTAGCCAGAGCCGTTAAATTCAAAGAAAGACGGAAACGTAATCTCCCCTCCATTCCTAAAGAAGCTAAAAAAGGTCGCTCCTATGAGGATTTCCAAAACTATTTAGCACTGAATCAACTAGACTCTTGGCTGGAAATGGATACGGTTATGGGCAGAATGGGAGGTAAAGTTCTACTCACCTTCAATCTCTCTTTCTGTAACTTTATCTTCGCTAGACTGCTGGATAATAAAACTGCCCTTGAGGTTACCAAACACCTCTATAAACTCAAGAACACTCTTCACCAAGCTGACAAAGATTTCTTCCAACTCTTTCCTGTCATCCTGACAGATAATGGTGGAGAGTTTGCCAGAGTCGATGATATAGAAATGGATGTGCGGGGAGAGAGTAAACTCTTCTTTTGTGAACCCAATCGCTCTGACCAGAAAGGCAGAATTGAGAAAAATCATACGCTGATTCGCGACATTCTACCTAAAGGAACTTCTTTTGACAATTTAACTCAAGAGGACATCAATCTCGTTTGTTCTCATGTCAACAGTGTCAAACGTGCTGCTTTGAATGGAAAGTCAGCCTATGAACTCTTTGCCTTTACCTATGGAGAAGAGATTCCTAAGCTTCTAGGCATTTCTAAAATACCTGCAGAAGACGTCTGCCAGTCGTCTACATTACTCCAACATAAGTTCTAA
- a CDS encoding nucleotidyltransferase family protein, which yields MNTMKNKQEILEAFRKNLDMMAILTVIRNLELTDSWLAAGSVRNFIWNLLSDKSPFDCETDVDVIFFDPDFSYEETLLLEKKLREDFPQYQWELKNQVYMHQHSPHTAPYTSSRDAMSKYPERCTAVGLRLNEESDFELFAPYGLEDILNFQVRPTPYFLENEDRMELYRTRLSKKNWQEKWKNLIFKNT from the coding sequence ATGAATACAATGAAAAATAAGCAAGAAATCCTAGAGGCTTTTAGAAAAAATCTAGATATGATGGCTATTCTGACTGTCATCCGAAACTTGGAGTTGACAGATTCCTGGTTGGCAGCAGGTTCTGTCAGAAATTTTATCTGGAATCTCTTGTCAGACAAATCCCCTTTTGACTGTGAAACAGATGTAGATGTGATTTTCTTTGATCCAGATTTTTCTTATGAGGAAACCTTATTACTGGAGAAAAAGCTGAGAGAGGATTTTCCTCAGTACCAGTGGGAATTGAAAAATCAGGTCTATATGCATCAGCACAGTCCTCACACTGCTCCCTATACCAGTTCTCGTGATGCTATGAGTAAGTATCCAGAACGGTGTACGGCAGTTGGACTGCGCTTGAATGAAGAATCAGATTTTGAACTCTTTGCACCTTATGGTTTGGAGGATATTTTGAATTTTCAAGTTCGTCCAACTCCTTATTTCTTAGAAAATGAAGACCGAATGGAACTTTATCGAACACGTCTATCCAAGAAAAATTGGCAGGAGAAATGGAAAAATTTGATTTTTAAAAATACTTAA
- the ruvB gene encoding Holliday junction branch migration DNA helicase RuvB translates to MSRILDNEIMGDEELVERTLRPQYLREYIGQDKVKDQLQIFIEAAKMRDEALDHVLLFGPPGLGKTTMAFVIANELGVNLKQTSGPVIEKAGDLVAILNDLDPGDVLFIDEIHRLPMSVEEVLYSAMEDFYIDIMIGAGEGSRSVHLELPPFTLIGATTRAGMLSNPLRARFGITGHMEYYDHADLTEIVERTADIFEMEITHEAASELALRSRGTPRIANRLLKRVRDFAQIMGNGVIDDLITDKALTMLDVDHEGLDYVDQKILRTMIEIYGGGPVGLGTLSVNIAEERETVEDMYEPYLIQKGFIMRTRSGRVATAKAYEHLGYEYNEK, encoded by the coding sequence ATGAGTAGAATTTTAGATAATGAGATAATGGGGGATGAGGAGTTAGTAGAACGCACGCTCCGTCCTCAGTATTTACGTGAATATATCGGACAGGATAAGGTCAAGGACCAGCTCCAAATCTTTATCGAAGCTGCCAAAATGCGGGATGAAGCGCTGGATCATGTGCTCTTATTTGGCCCTCCAGGCTTGGGAAAAACGACCATGGCTTTTGTTATTGCCAACGAACTAGGTGTAAATCTCAAGCAGACGTCTGGGCCTGTCATTGAAAAAGCTGGTGATTTGGTAGCGATTTTAAATGACTTAGATCCTGGGGATGTCCTTTTTATTGATGAGATTCATCGCTTGCCCATGTCGGTGGAGGAGGTGCTTTATAGTGCCATGGAGGACTTCTACATTGATATCATGATTGGGGCTGGTGAAGGTAGTCGCAGTGTTCATTTGGAGTTACCACCTTTTACATTGATTGGTGCGACGACTCGGGCTGGTATGCTCTCAAATCCGCTACGGGCACGTTTTGGAATTACAGGTCATATGGAGTATTATGACCATGCTGATTTGACGGAAATTGTCGAGCGGACGGCAGATATTTTTGAGATGGAAATTACTCATGAGGCAGCATCTGAGTTGGCTCTACGTAGCCGTGGAACTCCTCGTATTGCCAATCGTCTCCTCAAGCGCGTGCGCGATTTTGCCCAGATAATGGGGAATGGGGTGATCGATGATCTTATTACCGATAAGGCTTTGACTATGCTGGATGTTGATCATGAAGGTTTGGACTATGTGGACCAAAAAATCCTTCGCACCATGATTGAGATATACGGTGGTGGCCCTGTCGGATTAGGAACTCTCTCTGTTAATATTGCCGAAGAGCGTGAGACTGTAGAAGACATGTATGAGCCTTACTTGATTCAAAAAGGCTTTATCATGCGGACACGTTCTGGACGGGTGGCGACTGCTAAGGCATATGAGCATTTGGGGTATGAATACAATGAAAAATAA
- a CDS encoding type I toxin-antitoxin system Fst family toxin, producing the protein MMELVLKTIIGPIVVGVVLRLVDKWLNKDK; encoded by the coding sequence ATGATGGAATTAGTACTCAAAACTATCATCGGACCAATTGTGGTCGGTGTCGTTCTTCGATTAGTCGATAAATGGTTAAACAAGGACAAATAG
- a CDS encoding type I toxin-antitoxin system Fst family toxin, with amino-acid sequence MMDTILKTIIGPIVVGVVLRLVDKWLNKDK; translated from the coding sequence ATGATGGATACAATACTTAAAACTATCATCGGACCAATTGTGGTCGGTGTCGTTCTTCGATTAGTCGATAAATGGCTAAACAAGGACAAATAG
- a CDS encoding IS30-like element ISSmi3 family transposase — translation MTKHKHLTLSDRNDIQLGLERGETFKAIGQSILKDPTTVSKEVKRNRQVRESTCHNLPCPLLDKAPFVCNGCPKRRQNCDYKKIFYLAKQAQKQYEQTLVEAREGTPLNSKTFWEMDKVISDGVKKGQHIYHILKTHNLDVSSSTVYRHIRKGYLSIAPIDLARAVKFKERRKRNLPSIPKEAKKGRSYEDFQNYLALNQLDSWLEMDTVMGRMGGKVLLTFNLSFCNFIFARLLDNKTALEVTKHLYKLKNTLHQADKDFFQLFPVILTDNGGEFARVDDIEMDVRGESKLFFCEPNRSDQKGRIEKNHTLIRDILPKGTSFDNLTQEDINLVCSHVNSVKRAALNGKSAYELFAFTYGEEIPKLLGISKIPAEDVCQSSTLLQHKF, via the coding sequence ATGACAAAACATAAACACCTTACCCTTTCAGACCGTAATGACATCCAACTAGGCTTAGAGCGCGGTGAAACCTTCAAAGCTATTGGACAATCCATTCTAAAAGACCCAACTACTGTTTCCAAAGAAGTCAAACGAAACAGACAAGTCCGAGAGTCTACATGCCATAACCTTCCTTGCCCTCTACTCGATAAAGCTCCCTTTGTCTGTAATGGATGTCCTAAAAGAAGACAAAATTGTGACTATAAGAAGATTTTCTACCTAGCTAAGCAAGCTCAAAAACAGTACGAACAAACTCTTGTCGAAGCACGTGAAGGAACTCCCCTCAATTCCAAGACCTTCTGGGAAATGGACAAAGTCATTTCTGATGGGGTTAAAAAGGGACAACACATCTATCATATCCTCAAAACTCATAACCTTGATGTCAGCTCCTCAACTGTATATCGACATATCCGAAAAGGATACCTATCTATCGCTCCTATTGACCTAGCCAGAGCCGTTAAATTCAAAGAAAGACGGAAACGTAATCTCCCCTCCATTCCTAAAGAAGCTAAAAAAGGTCGCTCCTATGAGGATTTCCAAAACTATTTAGCACTGAATCAACTAGACTCTTGGCTGGAAATGGATACGGTTATGGGCAGAATGGGAGGTAAAGTTCTACTCACCTTCAATCTCTCTTTCTGTAACTTTATCTTCGCTAGACTGCTGGATAATAAAACTGCCCTTGAGGTTACCAAACACCTCTATAAACTCAAGAACACTCTTCACCAAGCTGACAAAGATTTCTTCCAACTCTTTCCTGTCATCCTGACAGATAATGGTGGAGAGTTTGCCAGAGTCGATGATATAGAAATGGATGTGCGGGGAGAGAGTAAACTCTTCTTTTGTGAACCCAATCGCTCTGACCAGAAAGGCAGAATTGAGAAAAATCATACGCTGATTCGCGACATTCTACCTAAAGGAACTTCTTTTGACAATTTAACTCAAGAGGACATCAATCTCGTTTGTTCTCATGTCAACAGTGTCAAACGTGCTGCTTTGAATGGAAAGTCAGCCTATGAACTCTTTGCCTTTACCTATGGAGAAGAGATTCCTAAGCTTCTAGGCATTTCTAAAATACCTGCAGAAGACGTCTGCCAGTCGTCTACATTACTCCAACATAAGTTCTAA
- a CDS encoding GNAT family N-acetyltransferase, translating into MITIKKQEIVKLEDVLHLYQAVGWTNYTHQPLMLEQALSHSLVIYVALDGDTVVGLIRLVGDGFSSVFVQDLIVLPIYQRQGIGSVLMKEALEDYKDAYQVQLVTDQTERTLGFYRSMGFEILSTYNCIGMTWMNRKK; encoded by the coding sequence ATGATTACTATTAAAAAGCAAGAAATTGTCAAGCTAGAGGATGTTTTGCATCTCTATCAGGCTGTCGGTTGGACAAATTATACCCATCAACCTCTGATGCTGGAGCAGGCCTTGTCTCATTCACTAGTGATTTATGTGGCGCTTGATGGCGATACTGTGGTGGGCTTGATTCGTTTGGTTGGAGATGGTTTTTCATCAGTTTTTGTTCAGGATTTAATCGTTTTACCAATCTATCAGCGTCAAGGGATTGGTAGTGTCTTGATGAAAGAGGCTTTAGAAGATTACAAAGATGCCTATCAAGTCCAGCTGGTGACAGACCAGACAGAAAGAACCTTGGGATTCTATCGTTCTATGGGCTTTGAAATCTTATCCACCTATAATTGTATAGGAATGACTTGGATGAATCGTAAAAAATAA
- a CDS encoding GNAT family N-acetyltransferase, whose protein sequence is MPVNEYGQMIGESMEGYTPGGLPSIDFLEGRYTIIEALSVEKHAEDLLAVYGPDSPREMWTYLFQPPVANLEELMVALKQMIERKDRFYYAIIDKSTGKALGTFSLMRIDQANRVIEVGAVTFSPTLKHTRMGTEAQFLLARYVFEELNYRRYEWKCDALNLPSRKAAERLGFIYEGTFRQAVVYKGRTRDTDWMSMIDKDWPKVKARLETWLRPENFDKNGRQYKSLREL, encoded by the coding sequence ATGCCAGTAAATGAATATGGTCAGATGATTGGTGAGTCAATGGAAGGTTATACACCAGGTGGACTGCCTTCTATTGATTTCTTAGAAGGGCGATATACGATTATAGAAGCTCTATCGGTGGAAAAGCATGCAGAGGATTTATTAGCTGTTTATGGCCCAGATAGTCCTCGTGAGATGTGGACCTACCTTTTTCAACCACCTGTGGCTAATCTAGAAGAGTTAATGGTAGCTTTGAAGCAGATGATTGAGCGAAAGGATCGCTTTTACTACGCGATTATCGATAAATCAACTGGTAAAGCTCTGGGTACTTTTTCGCTTATGCGCATTGACCAAGCCAATCGCGTCATTGAAGTTGGAGCAGTGACCTTTTCTCCGACTCTCAAGCACACAAGAATGGGGACAGAAGCCCAGTTTTTATTAGCCCGTTATGTCTTTGAAGAGCTCAACTATCGCCGTTATGAGTGGAAATGTGATGCACTAAATCTACCTTCTAGAAAAGCAGCAGAACGTTTGGGCTTTATCTACGAGGGAACCTTCCGTCAGGCAGTGGTTTATAAGGGGCGCACCAGAGATACGGATTGGATGTCTATGATCGATAAGGACTGGCCCAAAGTCAAAGCTCGTTTGGAAACATGGTTGCGTCCTGAAAATTTTGACAAAAATGGACGGCAGTACAAGAGCTTGAGAGAGCTTTAA
- a CDS encoding DUF3021 domain-containing protein, with amino-acid sequence MKRLIDYFVSGMRTASFFYLSMMLLAQCYPSITYPAPMAKNILALFLMGGIMGVLTLILEKLEFLAFSMRVGVHLLVTATILVLTSLIFGWGAALWSPLLWFFFLLIYGLIWLYQIWRTHKLTQRINQALEDKRQKAGH; translated from the coding sequence ATGAAACGATTAATTGATTATTTTGTATCGGGAATGCGTACGGCTTCCTTCTTTTATTTGAGTATGATGTTATTAGCTCAGTGTTATCCAAGCATTACCTATCCTGCACCAATGGCAAAAAATATTCTAGCTCTGTTTTTAATGGGTGGAATTATGGGGGTATTGACTTTAATACTTGAAAAGCTAGAGTTTCTTGCTTTTAGTATGCGTGTTGGAGTTCATTTATTAGTGACAGCTACTATTTTAGTATTGACCTCTCTAATTTTTGGCTGGGGTGCAGCCTTGTGGAGCCCTTTGCTTTGGTTCTTTTTCTTGTTAATTTATGGATTGATATGGCTGTATCAAATTTGGCGGACTCACAAACTCACCCAACGAATTAATCAAGCCTTAGAGGATAAAAGACAGAAAGCGGGTCACTAA
- a CDS encoding LytTR family DNA-binding domain-containing protein translates to MKIHFEITPEFSEKDPHILIQAAQLTDQAREVMDYLEQFSTSNQVVIPIRTDDHLVMVKIEDLILADIDKNLLTIYTVDGIYKTKETLINFQNRINRRNFIQISRHSIINIDHLESLSDSFSGNMMAKMTRGIKSSVSRKYVKSLMNYLGL, encoded by the coding sequence ATGAAGATTCATTTTGAGATAACCCCAGAATTTTCAGAAAAGGATCCTCACATTCTCATTCAGGCAGCTCAGTTAACTGACCAAGCTCGAGAAGTGATGGATTATTTAGAACAATTTTCAACGAGCAATCAGGTGGTCATTCCTATTCGAACGGATGATCATCTGGTTATGGTGAAAATTGAGGATCTTATTCTAGCAGATATCGATAAGAACTTGTTGACCATTTATACGGTAGACGGGATTTATAAAACTAAGGAAACATTGATAAATTTTCAGAATCGGATTAATCGGCGTAACTTTATACAGATATCACGTCATTCAATCATAAACATTGACCACTTAGAATCGTTATCAGATAGTTTTTCAGGGAACATGATGGCTAAAATGACTCGGGGCATCAAATCTAGTGTGAGTCGGAAATACGTTAAGTCCTTAATGAATTATCTAGGTTTATAG
- a CDS encoding ABC transporter permease — MLALLKRNFTLYFRNRSGVFFSLLGALISFLLYIIFLQKNLTDAWSQLPDKTSLLNNWLMGGTLAVTGITTSFTALTQMVQDREHQVDQDLFLTDLGSWGLQASYLISSIVISFVMQLFMFVVMSLYFQEAPVWSHLAEVALIMLLSSVLSSLVNAILIHRFQSVDSLGKLATIVGTASGFLVGTYVPLGVLPNFAQLLMKCTPATYIASLYRQVLMKEQLADTFVGNSDLLAEFQEKMGIELKWQELLTKEKTYLIVVSISLVAILLWLLLVKVSSKRK, encoded by the coding sequence ATGCTAGCTTTATTGAAACGGAACTTTACCTTATATTTTCGTAATCGTTCAGGAGTATTTTTCTCATTATTGGGGGCATTGATTTCCTTCCTCCTTTATATCATTTTTCTGCAGAAGAACTTGACGGATGCTTGGTCCCAACTCCCTGATAAAACGAGCCTTTTAAATAATTGGCTGATGGGTGGAACCTTGGCTGTGACTGGGATTACAACCAGTTTTACGGCTCTTACACAAATGGTGCAGGATCGTGAACATCAAGTGGATCAAGATTTATTCTTGACAGATTTAGGTAGCTGGGGCTTACAGGCCTCCTATCTAATCAGCAGTATTGTCATTTCTTTTGTGATGCAGTTGTTTATGTTTGTGGTGATGAGCCTGTATTTTCAGGAGGCCCCAGTTTGGAGTCATCTAGCAGAAGTAGCTTTGATCATGTTGCTCAGTAGTGTGCTTTCTAGCTTGGTCAATGCTATTTTGATTCACCGGTTTCAATCTGTGGATAGCCTTGGAAAGCTAGCCACCATAGTGGGAACAGCTTCTGGATTTCTAGTGGGGACTTATGTCCCTCTTGGAGTATTGCCTAACTTTGCTCAACTTCTTATGAAGTGTACACCTGCAACCTATATTGCCTCTCTCTATCGACAAGTCCTTATGAAAGAACAACTAGCAGATACCTTTGTCGGGAATAGCGATTTATTAGCAGAATTTCAAGAAAAAATGGGGATCGAGTTAAAATGGCAGGAGCTGTTGACAAAGGAGAAAACATATCTTATAGTGGTAAGTATCAGTCTTGTAGCTATCCTTCTTTGGCTTTTATTGGTTAAAGTGTCTAGCAAGAGAAAATAA
- a CDS encoding ABC transporter ATP-binding protein, whose translation MILQAKHLTKRYGNYTAVDDIQLQFEKGSFNATLGPNGAGKSTTISMLIGLKEATQGQVLYAPNTKIGVVFQASVLDEMLTVRENLTIRAQQYKGIEANRVEDLIHQLGLAAFQKQLYGTLSGGQKRRVDIARALLSKPDILFLDEPTTGLDIQTRKSIWDLLYRLQKDEGMTIVLTTHYLDEADEADQIYIVDHGKVIAKGSATAIKSQYASNILKIRFKEMKDLEKWLQTEMTVEAENELEYLFYPKTSLEAIEYLAQVREEIDSFEFRPGTMDDAFIALTGREVR comes from the coding sequence ATGATTTTACAAGCTAAACATTTAACAAAACGGTACGGCAATTACACGGCTGTTGACGATATTCAATTACAGTTTGAAAAAGGAAGTTTCAATGCTACTTTGGGTCCCAACGGTGCAGGAAAATCAACAACTATTTCCATGTTAATCGGTTTGAAAGAAGCAACACAAGGTCAGGTGCTATATGCTCCAAATACGAAAATCGGAGTTGTTTTTCAAGCTAGTGTACTGGACGAGATGTTGACAGTTAGGGAAAATCTCACGATTCGTGCTCAACAGTATAAGGGGATTGAAGCAAATCGTGTAGAGGATTTGATCCATCAACTGGGTTTGGCTGCCTTCCAGAAACAACTCTATGGAACTTTGTCAGGTGGACAAAAGCGTCGGGTTGATATCGCGCGTGCTCTTCTTTCGAAACCAGATATCCTTTTCTTGGATGAGCCAACAACGGGACTCGATATTCAGACTCGCAAATCTATCTGGGATCTCCTGTATCGACTACAAAAGGATGAAGGAATGACCATTGTTTTAACGACGCATTATCTGGATGAAGCTGATGAAGCGGACCAGATCTATATCGTTGATCATGGAAAAGTGATTGCGAAAGGTTCTGCGACAGCTATCAAGAGTCAGTATGCATCTAATATCCTAAAAATTCGTTTTAAAGAAATGAAGGACTTAGAAAAATGGCTACAGACTGAAATGACAGTAGAAGCAGAAAATGAGTTGGAATATCTTTTTTATCCAAAAACGTCACTCGAAGCCATTGAATATTTGGCACAAGTTCGAGAGGAAATTGATTCTTTTGAGTTTCGCCCAGGTACTATGGATGATGCCTTTATTGCACTTACAGGAAGAGAGGTTCGCTAA